The following are from one region of the Camelus dromedarius isolate mCamDro1 chromosome 16, mCamDro1.pat, whole genome shotgun sequence genome:
- the LOC105088137 gene encoding large ribosomal subunit protein uL23-like has translation MAPKAKKEAPAPPKAEAKAKALKDKKAVLKGVHSPQKKIWTSPTFRRPKTLRLRRQPKYPRKSAPRRNKLDHYAIIKFPLTTESAMKKIEDNNTLVFIVDVKANKHQIKQAVKKLYDIDVTKVNTLIRPDGEKKAYVRLAPDYDALDVANKIGII, from the coding sequence ATGGCGCCGAAAGCAAAGAAGGAAGCCCCCGCCCCTCCCAAAGCCGAAGCCAAAGCAAAGGCTTTGAAGGACAAGAAAGCAGTGCTGAAAGGCGTCCACAGCCCCCAAAAAAAGATCTGGACGTCACCCACGTTCCGACGGCCCAAAACACTGCGGCTCAGAAGGCAGCCCAAATATCCTCGGAAGAGCGCCCCTAGGAGAAACAAGCTTGACCACTATGCCATCATCAAGTTCCCCTTGACCACCGAGTCAGCTATGAAGAAGATAGAAGACAACAACACACTTGTGTTCATTGTGGATGTCAAAGCCAACAAGCACCAGATCAAACAGGCTGTGAAGAAGCTCTATGACATTGACGTGACTAAAGTCAATACCCTGATTAGGCCTGATGGAGAGAAGAAGGCATATGTACGACTGGCTCCTGATTATGATGCTTTGGATGTTGCCAACAAAATTGGAATCATCTAA